A single window of Hylaeus volcanicus isolate JK05 chromosome 8, UHH_iyHylVolc1.0_haploid, whole genome shotgun sequence DNA harbors:
- the LOC128881570 gene encoding TNF receptor-associated factor 4 isoform X1 — MVRGLSQWTKTLSFPARVSPQRPAKESKGFHVSPSASPTSPPSPINDNMDKSPIITDENFQDLEAEKAIMGSIVYCIHQKDGCKWSDELRKLKAHLNTCKHDAVPCSNKCGAMIPRVLMEDHLKYTCAQRRARCDFCAKEFTGHTLEKHTGTCGYEPLYCENKCGMKVQRRHLSQHKLGECAKRLVACRYCNKEFVFDTLGAHHAKCGRFPVACPHRCETAVLPREDLEIHLKDHCTTHLLSCSFKDAGCRFKGNRFSLDKHLEESAKMHLSLMCSVVTKQQHQITSLKSAISKLSLNYTGTLIWKITDYTAKMSEAKAKEGMELVSPPFYTSQYGYKLQASVFLNGNGTGEGSHISIYIKILPGEYDALLRWPFSHSVSFTIFDQTVVAEKACNIVESFIPDPTWKNFQRPSREPDSLGFGFPRFVSHEMVKKRHFVKDNTMFIRVKVDPSKIVAV, encoded by the exons aTGGTGCGTGGTCTGTCGCAGTGGACGAAAACCCTGAGCTTCCCCGCGCGGGTATCCCCCCAGAGGCCTGCCAAGGAGTCGAAGGGGTTTCATGTGAGCCCCAGTGCGAGCCCCACGTCGCCACCCAGCCCGATCAACGACAACATGGACAAGTCGCCGATAATTACCGATGAG AATTTCCAGGACTTGGAAGCAGAAAAGGCAATAATGGGCTCCATTGTGTACTGCATACATCAGAAGGACGGCTGCAAGTGGTCGGACGAACTTAGAAAGTTGAAG GCTCACCTGAATACATGCAAGCACGACGCGGTGCCCTGCAGCAATAAATGCGGCGCAATGATTCCGCGTGTACTCATGGAGGACCATTTGAAGTACACTTGCGCTCAGCGACGAGCTCGCTGCGACTTCTGTGCCAAAGAATTCACCGGTCACACGCTCGAG AAACACACGGGTACGTGCGGTTACGAGCCACTCTATTGCGAGAACAAATGCGGCATGAAGGTGCAGAGAAGGCATCTCAGCCAGCACAAGTTGGGCGAGTGCGCGAAAAGGCTGGTGGCCTGTCGTTACTGCAACAAAGAGTTCGTTTTCGACACGCTGGGCGCCCATCACGCCAAATGTGGCCGTTTTCCAGTTGCTTGTCCCCATCGATGCGAGACTGCTGTACTACCTAGGGAAGATCTTGAGATCCATTTGAAGGACCATTGCACGACACACCTTTTGTCCTGTTCTTTTAAAGATGCCGGCTGTCGTTTCAAG GGTAACAGATTCTCTTTGGACAAACACCTAGAGGAATCCGCAAAGATGCACTTGAGTCTGATGTGCAGCGTGGTGACGAAACAGCAGCATCAGATAACCAGTCTCAAATCCGCCATCAGTAAATTGTCCTTAAATTACACGGGCACCCTTATATGGAAGATTACAGACTACACTGCCAAAATGTCCGAGGCGAAAGCCAAAGAGGGCATGGAGTTGGTTAGCCCCCCTTTCTACACTAGTCAATATGGTTATAAGTTACAG GCATCCGTTTTCTTAAATGGAAACGGCACCGGCGAAGGAAGTCACATTTCGATATACATAAAGATTCTTCCCGGGGAATACGATGCTTTGTTGCGATGGCCATTCTCGCACAGCGTGTCTTTCACCATATTCGACCAAACGGTGGTCGCGGAGAAGGCGTGCAATATCGTTGAGAGTTTTATACCAGACCCAACATGGAAAAACTTCCAGAGACCCAGTCGCGAGCCTGACTCCCTTGGCTTCGGTTTTCCTCGATTCGTTTCCCATGAAATGGTCAAGAAACGGCACTTCGTCAAAGACAATACCATGTTTATTCGGGTAAAAGTCGATCCTAGCAAAATCGTGGCCGTTTGA
- the LOC128881570 gene encoding TNF receptor-associated factor 4 isoform X2 produces the protein MDKSPIITDENFQDLEAEKAIMGSIVYCIHQKDGCKWSDELRKLKAHLNTCKHDAVPCSNKCGAMIPRVLMEDHLKYTCAQRRARCDFCAKEFTGHTLEKHTGTCGYEPLYCENKCGMKVQRRHLSQHKLGECAKRLVACRYCNKEFVFDTLGAHHAKCGRFPVACPHRCETAVLPREDLEIHLKDHCTTHLLSCSFKDAGCRFKGNRFSLDKHLEESAKMHLSLMCSVVTKQQHQITSLKSAISKLSLNYTGTLIWKITDYTAKMSEAKAKEGMELVSPPFYTSQYGYKLQASVFLNGNGTGEGSHISIYIKILPGEYDALLRWPFSHSVSFTIFDQTVVAEKACNIVESFIPDPTWKNFQRPSREPDSLGFGFPRFVSHEMVKKRHFVKDNTMFIRVKVDPSKIVAV, from the exons ATGGACAAGTCGCCGATAATTACCGATGAG AATTTCCAGGACTTGGAAGCAGAAAAGGCAATAATGGGCTCCATTGTGTACTGCATACATCAGAAGGACGGCTGCAAGTGGTCGGACGAACTTAGAAAGTTGAAG GCTCACCTGAATACATGCAAGCACGACGCGGTGCCCTGCAGCAATAAATGCGGCGCAATGATTCCGCGTGTACTCATGGAGGACCATTTGAAGTACACTTGCGCTCAGCGACGAGCTCGCTGCGACTTCTGTGCCAAAGAATTCACCGGTCACACGCTCGAG AAACACACGGGTACGTGCGGTTACGAGCCACTCTATTGCGAGAACAAATGCGGCATGAAGGTGCAGAGAAGGCATCTCAGCCAGCACAAGTTGGGCGAGTGCGCGAAAAGGCTGGTGGCCTGTCGTTACTGCAACAAAGAGTTCGTTTTCGACACGCTGGGCGCCCATCACGCCAAATGTGGCCGTTTTCCAGTTGCTTGTCCCCATCGATGCGAGACTGCTGTACTACCTAGGGAAGATCTTGAGATCCATTTGAAGGACCATTGCACGACACACCTTTTGTCCTGTTCTTTTAAAGATGCCGGCTGTCGTTTCAAG GGTAACAGATTCTCTTTGGACAAACACCTAGAGGAATCCGCAAAGATGCACTTGAGTCTGATGTGCAGCGTGGTGACGAAACAGCAGCATCAGATAACCAGTCTCAAATCCGCCATCAGTAAATTGTCCTTAAATTACACGGGCACCCTTATATGGAAGATTACAGACTACACTGCCAAAATGTCCGAGGCGAAAGCCAAAGAGGGCATGGAGTTGGTTAGCCCCCCTTTCTACACTAGTCAATATGGTTATAAGTTACAG GCATCCGTTTTCTTAAATGGAAACGGCACCGGCGAAGGAAGTCACATTTCGATATACATAAAGATTCTTCCCGGGGAATACGATGCTTTGTTGCGATGGCCATTCTCGCACAGCGTGTCTTTCACCATATTCGACCAAACGGTGGTCGCGGAGAAGGCGTGCAATATCGTTGAGAGTTTTATACCAGACCCAACATGGAAAAACTTCCAGAGACCCAGTCGCGAGCCTGACTCCCTTGGCTTCGGTTTTCCTCGATTCGTTTCCCATGAAATGGTCAAGAAACGGCACTTCGTCAAAGACAATACCATGTTTATTCGGGTAAAAGTCGATCCTAGCAAAATCGTGGCCGTTTGA
- the LOC128881574 gene encoding probable DNA replication complex GINS protein PSF2, whose amino-acid sequence MDPSEVEFLGEKELVSIVPNFSFDTIHLISGSIGPFRAGLPVKVPIWLAVNLKQQQKCRIINQEWMNTDELNEAKEEEKLSKLFTKMPSNHFMDEAQLLLSVASDDISDADRIRTAVKDIWDIRMSKLRTSIDAFLKSEGLHAKLDHLTAMEINSVRPLLPHALDQMYRIQTGGKVVQSQNPETSQN is encoded by the exons ATGGATCCAAGTGAAGTGGAGTTCCTTGGTGAAAAGGAGTTGGTCAGCATCGTGCCAAACTTTAGCTTCGATACGATTCACTTGATATCGGGATCGATAGGACCCTTTCGTGCTGGGCTGCCTGTCAAAGTTCCGATCTGGTTGGCTGTGAATCTGAAACAGCAACAGAAATGTCGAATTATTAATCAAGAATGGATGAACACCGATGAGCTGAACGAGGCGAAGGAGGAAGAAAAGTTGTCGAA gttatttacaaaaatgccGAGCAATCATTTTATGGACGAAGCGCAGCTCTTGCTGAGCGTTGCGAGTGACGATATATCTGATGCTGATAGAATAAGGACAGCAGTAAAA GACATATGGGACATAAGGATGTCTAAGCTTCGTACATCGATAGATGCATTCTTAAAAAGTGAAGGATTGCATGCAAAACTAGACCATCTAACTGCAATGGAAATAAACAGTGTGCGTCCATTACTGCCACATGCCTTAGATCAAATGTATAGGATTCAAACT GGAGGAAAGGTGGTACAATCTCAAAATCCAGAAACCTCGCAGAACTGA
- the LOC128881570 gene encoding TNF receptor-associated factor 4 isoform X3 encodes MGSIVYCIHQKDGCKWSDELRKLKAHLNTCKHDAVPCSNKCGAMIPRVLMEDHLKYTCAQRRARCDFCAKEFTGHTLEKHTGTCGYEPLYCENKCGMKVQRRHLSQHKLGECAKRLVACRYCNKEFVFDTLGAHHAKCGRFPVACPHRCETAVLPREDLEIHLKDHCTTHLLSCSFKDAGCRFKGNRFSLDKHLEESAKMHLSLMCSVVTKQQHQITSLKSAISKLSLNYTGTLIWKITDYTAKMSEAKAKEGMELVSPPFYTSQYGYKLQASVFLNGNGTGEGSHISIYIKILPGEYDALLRWPFSHSVSFTIFDQTVVAEKACNIVESFIPDPTWKNFQRPSREPDSLGFGFPRFVSHEMVKKRHFVKDNTMFIRVKVDPSKIVAV; translated from the exons ATGGGCTCCATTGTGTACTGCATACATCAGAAGGACGGCTGCAAGTGGTCGGACGAACTTAGAAAGTTGAAG GCTCACCTGAATACATGCAAGCACGACGCGGTGCCCTGCAGCAATAAATGCGGCGCAATGATTCCGCGTGTACTCATGGAGGACCATTTGAAGTACACTTGCGCTCAGCGACGAGCTCGCTGCGACTTCTGTGCCAAAGAATTCACCGGTCACACGCTCGAG AAACACACGGGTACGTGCGGTTACGAGCCACTCTATTGCGAGAACAAATGCGGCATGAAGGTGCAGAGAAGGCATCTCAGCCAGCACAAGTTGGGCGAGTGCGCGAAAAGGCTGGTGGCCTGTCGTTACTGCAACAAAGAGTTCGTTTTCGACACGCTGGGCGCCCATCACGCCAAATGTGGCCGTTTTCCAGTTGCTTGTCCCCATCGATGCGAGACTGCTGTACTACCTAGGGAAGATCTTGAGATCCATTTGAAGGACCATTGCACGACACACCTTTTGTCCTGTTCTTTTAAAGATGCCGGCTGTCGTTTCAAG GGTAACAGATTCTCTTTGGACAAACACCTAGAGGAATCCGCAAAGATGCACTTGAGTCTGATGTGCAGCGTGGTGACGAAACAGCAGCATCAGATAACCAGTCTCAAATCCGCCATCAGTAAATTGTCCTTAAATTACACGGGCACCCTTATATGGAAGATTACAGACTACACTGCCAAAATGTCCGAGGCGAAAGCCAAAGAGGGCATGGAGTTGGTTAGCCCCCCTTTCTACACTAGTCAATATGGTTATAAGTTACAG GCATCCGTTTTCTTAAATGGAAACGGCACCGGCGAAGGAAGTCACATTTCGATATACATAAAGATTCTTCCCGGGGAATACGATGCTTTGTTGCGATGGCCATTCTCGCACAGCGTGTCTTTCACCATATTCGACCAAACGGTGGTCGCGGAGAAGGCGTGCAATATCGTTGAGAGTTTTATACCAGACCCAACATGGAAAAACTTCCAGAGACCCAGTCGCGAGCCTGACTCCCTTGGCTTCGGTTTTCCTCGATTCGTTTCCCATGAAATGGTCAAGAAACGGCACTTCGTCAAAGACAATACCATGTTTATTCGGGTAAAAGTCGATCCTAGCAAAATCGTGGCCGTTTGA